A single window of Maribacter algicola DNA harbors:
- a CDS encoding biotin--[acetyl-CoA-carboxylase] ligase, whose protein sequence is MKIIKLDATESTNTFLKDLSRTDIVDDYTVVWAKHQTKGRGQMNGSWQTEPGKNLTFSVLKKISGFQLDQHFMLNMIVSIAVFRTLAEFQIPKIKVKWPNDIMSGSKKICGILIENNLVGAALKSLVIGIGLNVNQTVFPGNPKASSLFNQTGQMYDLETVLQRLLQNLKLGFAQFETGPSEDVFKEYQSLLFRKGIASTFQSGNGKMFSGIIQGVSDDGRLRVQLEDDCLAEFDIKEITLLY, encoded by the coding sequence ATGAAAATAATCAAACTTGATGCCACGGAGTCCACAAATACCTTTTTAAAGGACTTGTCAAGGACGGATATTGTTGATGATTATACCGTTGTATGGGCCAAGCATCAGACCAAAGGGAGGGGCCAGATGAATGGTAGTTGGCAGACTGAACCGGGTAAAAACCTAACTTTCAGTGTATTAAAGAAGATATCAGGATTTCAATTGGATCAACATTTCATGCTCAATATGATTGTATCCATAGCTGTTTTTAGAACTTTGGCAGAATTTCAAATCCCAAAGATTAAGGTTAAGTGGCCTAACGACATAATGTCAGGTTCCAAGAAGATTTGTGGTATATTGATAGAAAATAACCTTGTGGGGGCAGCATTGAAGTCTTTGGTCATTGGAATTGGGTTGAACGTAAACCAGACCGTTTTTCCGGGTAACCCCAAAGCTTCTTCCTTATTCAATCAAACCGGACAGATGTATGATTTGGAGACAGTATTACAGAGGCTATTACAAAATTTAAAATTGGGATTTGCCCAATTTGAAACAGGACCTTCAGAGGATGTATTTAAGGAATATCAATCTTTACTGTTCAGAAAAGGTATTGCCAGTACGTTCCAATCTGGGAATGGAAAAATGTTCAGTGGAATCATTCAAGGTGTGTCTGACGACGGAAGATTAAGGGTTCAGTTGGAGGATGATTGCCTTGCCGAGTTTGATATAAAGGAAATTACCCTACTTTACTAG
- the rsfS gene encoding ribosome silencing factor, translating to MQKRKTSADELIALILQGIEEVKGQNINLLDLRDIENTVCDYFIICNGTSNTHVNAIVGSIQKTVSKASKDKPWHVEGTDNAEWVLMDYVNIVVHVFQKHIREFYDIEGLWGDAKFTTIESSVNN from the coding sequence ATGCAGAAAAGGAAAACTAGTGCAGATGAGTTAATTGCATTGATTTTACAGGGAATAGAAGAAGTAAAAGGACAAAACATAAATTTACTTGACCTAAGAGATATTGAAAATACTGTTTGCGACTACTTTATTATTTGTAATGGTACTTCCAACACGCATGTAAATGCAATCGTTGGTTCCATCCAAAAAACAGTAAGTAAGGCAAGTAAGGATAAACCTTGGCATGTGGAAGGTACGGATAACGCCGAGTGGGTCTTAATGGACTACGTAAATATAGTTGTCCATGTTTTCCAAAAGCACATCAGGGAATTTTACGATATTGAAGGCCTATGGGGTGATGCCAAATTCACTACCATAGAAAGTAGCGTTAATAATTAA
- the ftsH gene encoding ATP-dependent zinc metalloprotease FtsH — MAKENSTSPKKPKFSSWWIYGLVAVLLIGFQLFSSDDLASTKKTTTSELQEYLRNGDVKKILIITNTNQAKVFLTDEAMTKEVHKDVSEKSFLPTSGTVPQYTLDYGDLQIFQNEITEIKKDNNLDTIIEFGKESTAILDFLLSLLPFVLIIGIWIYLMRRMSGGGGGGAGGQIFNIGKSKAKLFDEKTDTRTSFKDVAGLEGAKEEVEEIVEFLRNPDKYTSLGGKIPKGALLVGPPGTGKTLLAKAVAGEAKVPFFSLSGSDFVEMFVGVGASRVRDLFKQAKDKSPAIIFIDEIDTIGRARGKNNFTGSNDERENTLNQLLTEMDGFGTNTNVIVLAATNRADVLDKALMRAGRFDRQIYVDLPDIRERKEIFEVHLRPIKTAETLDLDFLARQTPGFSGADIANVCNEAALIAARKEQKAVNKQDFLDAVDRIVGGLEKKNKIITPGEKETIAYHEAGHATVSWMLEHAAPLVKVTIVPRGQSLGAAWYLPEERLIVRPEQMLDEMCATMGGRAAEKVIFDKISTGALSDLEKVTKQAKAMVTIYGLNDTIGNLTYYDSSGQDSYGFSKPYSEETARKIDEEISKIIEAQYQRAIKVLTDNKDKLTTLAQRLLEKEVIFKEDLEKIFGKRTFDKDIQEAEKNEREASESKKNAEEDEKVAENS, encoded by the coding sequence ATGGCAAAAGAGAATAGTACGAGTCCCAAAAAGCCAAAATTCAGCTCTTGGTGGATCTATGGTTTGGTAGCAGTATTGCTTATTGGATTTCAATTGTTCAGTAGCGACGATTTGGCAAGTACCAAAAAAACGACTACATCAGAATTACAGGAATATCTAAGAAATGGGGATGTTAAGAAAATATTGATTATTACCAATACCAATCAGGCAAAGGTATTTCTTACGGATGAGGCGATGACCAAGGAGGTTCATAAGGACGTTTCTGAAAAATCGTTTTTACCCACTTCGGGCACTGTGCCCCAATACACCTTGGATTATGGAGATCTACAGATTTTTCAAAATGAAATCACCGAGATAAAAAAGGATAACAACCTTGATACCATCATTGAATTTGGTAAAGAATCCACTGCCATTTTAGACTTTTTACTTTCATTGTTACCATTTGTTCTTATCATTGGTATATGGATTTACCTAATGAGAAGGATGTCTGGAGGCGGAGGCGGTGGAGCCGGAGGCCAAATTTTCAACATTGGAAAATCCAAGGCAAAACTATTTGATGAAAAAACGGATACCAGAACTTCGTTTAAAGATGTTGCGGGATTGGAAGGTGCCAAAGAAGAGGTTGAGGAAATTGTAGAGTTTCTAAGAAATCCAGACAAATACACATCTCTTGGAGGAAAAATTCCAAAAGGGGCGTTGCTAGTAGGACCTCCAGGTACAGGTAAAACCCTATTGGCCAAGGCCGTTGCAGGAGAGGCAAAAGTTCCTTTTTTCTCACTATCAGGATCAGATTTTGTGGAAATGTTCGTGGGAGTAGGTGCCTCAAGGGTTAGGGACCTTTTCAAACAGGCCAAGGACAAATCCCCAGCGATTATTTTTATTGATGAAATCGATACCATTGGTAGGGCAAGGGGCAAAAATAATTTTACAGGATCTAATGATGAAAGGGAAAACACCCTGAATCAGCTTCTTACCGAGATGGATGGATTTGGAACTAACACCAATGTTATCGTATTGGCGGCAACCAACCGTGCCGATGTTCTCGATAAGGCCTTAATGCGTGCAGGGAGATTCGATAGACAAATTTATGTGGACCTTCCAGATATCCGAGAACGAAAGGAGATTTTTGAAGTACACTTAAGACCAATAAAAACGGCCGAAACATTGGATTTGGATTTCCTAGCCAGACAAACTCCCGGATTTTCCGGTGCCGATATTGCAAATGTTTGTAACGAGGCCGCACTGATTGCCGCTAGAAAAGAACAAAAGGCCGTAAATAAACAGGATTTCCTGGATGCCGTTGATAGAATAGTAGGAGGTCTGGAAAAGAAAAACAAAATTATAACTCCCGGTGAGAAAGAAACCATTGCTTACCATGAAGCAGGTCATGCAACCGTTAGCTGGATGCTAGAGCATGCTGCTCCTTTGGTAAAGGTAACCATTGTACCTAGGGGACAATCCTTAGGTGCCGCCTGGTATTTACCCGAAGAAAGACTTATTGTAAGGCCGGAACAGATGCTGGACGAGATGTGTGCAACAATGGGAGGTAGAGCTGCTGAGAAAGTTATATTTGACAAGATTTCAACAGGTGCCTTGAGTGATTTGGAAAAAGTAACCAAACAGGCGAAGGCCATGGTCACAATCTACGGTTTGAACGATACCATTGGTAATTTAACCTATTATGATTCCTCAGGCCAAGATTCCTATGGTTTCTCCAAACCCTATAGTGAGGAGACCGCTAGGAAAATCGACGAGGAAATATCCAAAATCATTGAGGCCCAATATCAAAGGGCCATAAAGGTCTTGACCGATAATAAAGATAAACTTACCACTTTGGCCCAAAGACTATTGGAAAAAGAAGTTATCTTTAAAGAGGATTTGGAAAAAATATTTGGCAAAAGAACTTTTGATAAGGACATCCAGGAAGCTGAAAAAAATGAACGGGAAGCCTCTGAGTCCAAAAAAAATGCTGAAGAAGACGAAAAAGTAGCTGAAAATAGCTAA
- a CDS encoding LUD domain-containing protein, with protein sequence MGLLDILFGGGKKNISKETAETRGEHMPDLSLPVDEKFTIHFKKNGGKFIYCISEQEVLKAISNIIEENGWEDHPFFAMNPQLVKKFSRENLSFTDNTKESEVFLTTCEHLIAQNGSILVCSNQLIEKKVNELPSNVIVYATTSQLVESIGEGLKTIKKKYGPSIPANITTLKHFKATEENSDDFLTYGSSTKNLYLLLLEDL encoded by the coding sequence ATGGGGCTTTTAGATATCTTATTTGGTGGAGGAAAAAAGAATATTTCTAAGGAAACTGCGGAAACACGTGGTGAACATATGCCAGATCTGTCTCTCCCAGTAGACGAAAAATTCACTATCCATTTTAAAAAAAATGGCGGCAAGTTTATCTATTGCATATCTGAACAAGAAGTATTAAAGGCCATTTCCAATATAATTGAGGAAAATGGTTGGGAAGACCACCCATTCTTCGCCATGAACCCCCAATTGGTAAAAAAGTTTTCCAGGGAAAATCTTTCATTTACAGATAATACAAAGGAGAGCGAAGTTTTTTTGACTACTTGTGAACACTTGATTGCCCAAAATGGCAGTATATTGGTCTGTTCCAATCAGTTGATTGAGAAGAAAGTAAATGAACTGCCCAGTAACGTTATCGTTTACGCCACAACAAGTCAATTGGTAGAATCCATTGGGGAAGGTCTCAAAACCATAAAAAAGAAATATGGTCCTTCTATTCCTGCGAATATTACTACACTTAAACATTTCAAAGCCACCGAAGAAAATTCAGACGATTTTCTAACATACGGAAGTAGTACTAAAAATCTTTATCTTTTATTGCTGGAAGATTTATAG
- a CDS encoding phosphatidate cytidylyltransferase, with amino-acid sequence MKEVLRRSLTGAVYIILLLSAVFLSSDAFDFLFMVFGLACLYEYKRLVKLKGYYIFLAYLSLWWAYIYLIHDQILINILMFITIFIDVYLLIYLFSKNQKTFSTFYKFMIGLFYIGGGCIFLTMIPYKNDAFAKLLIMGIFILIWVNDSFAYIVGKTIGRTKLFPIVSPKKTVEGTVGGYIFALGAAYIMGTQEQIIGPIQWMLLASVIVVMGSLGDLIESKLKRAAGVKDSGAILPGHGGMLDRLDSLVFAAPFAYLTLNIFTYVS; translated from the coding sequence ATGAAAGAGGTTTTAAGAAGATCACTTACGGGTGCAGTGTATATAATACTATTATTATCCGCTGTTTTTCTTAGCTCAGACGCTTTCGATTTTCTTTTTATGGTATTCGGACTTGCTTGTCTTTATGAATACAAAAGACTTGTAAAATTAAAAGGATATTACATTTTTTTGGCCTATCTCTCCTTATGGTGGGCCTATATTTACCTGATTCACGACCAAATTCTGATAAATATCTTAATGTTTATCACAATTTTCATAGATGTATATTTATTGATCTATCTCTTTTCAAAGAATCAAAAAACATTTTCCACCTTTTATAAATTTATGATCGGGTTATTTTATATTGGAGGTGGATGCATCTTTCTTACAATGATTCCCTATAAAAATGATGCCTTTGCGAAACTTTTAATAATGGGTATTTTTATACTTATCTGGGTTAATGACTCTTTTGCCTATATTGTTGGGAAAACCATTGGGAGAACCAAATTATTCCCTATAGTTTCTCCAAAAAAAACGGTGGAAGGAACGGTAGGAGGTTATATCTTTGCCTTAGGTGCAGCTTACATTATGGGGACGCAGGAGCAAATTATAGGACCGATCCAATGGATGCTCTTGGCAAGTGTAATCGTTGTTATGGGTAGTTTAGGAGATCTGATAGAGTCCAAATTAAAGAGAGCTGCCGGAGTCAAGGATAGTGGTGCCATACTGCCAGGGCATGGCGGTATGTTGGACAGGTTGGACAGTTTGGTTTTTGCCGCTCCTTTTGCATATTTAACTTTAAACATTTTTACCTATGTTTCATAG
- a CDS encoding phosphatidylserine decarboxylase family protein: MFHREGQKIILITFFITAMAVLLAHFYVYTSWLKLGIQISALVILILILQFFRNPKRRANKTFDEILAPVDGKVVVIEEVEEMEYFHGKRKQVSIFMSPINVHVTRYPASGRVKYSKYHPGKYLVAWHPKSSEENERTTVVIGTPKFGDILFRQIAGAMARRIVNYAEVGESVQQGEDSGFIKFGSRVDVFLPLNCQINVTLGQKVKGAMTCIASYVDPNEQEESTY; this comes from the coding sequence ATGTTTCATAGAGAAGGCCAGAAAATTATTTTGATAACTTTCTTTATCACGGCAATGGCTGTTTTATTGGCGCATTTCTATGTCTACACTTCTTGGTTAAAGCTTGGGATTCAAATATCGGCTCTGGTTATTCTCATCCTTATTCTACAATTTTTTAGGAATCCTAAAAGACGTGCGAACAAAACATTTGACGAAATATTAGCTCCTGTTGATGGAAAAGTAGTGGTTATCGAAGAAGTTGAGGAGATGGAATATTTTCATGGGAAGCGTAAACAGGTTTCCATTTTTATGTCCCCTATCAATGTACATGTTACAAGGTATCCGGCCAGCGGAAGGGTAAAATATTCAAAATATCACCCGGGAAAATATTTAGTTGCGTGGCATCCAAAATCTAGTGAGGAAAATGAACGGACTACAGTAGTAATTGGGACACCAAAATTTGGGGATATCCTATTCAGACAAATCGCTGGGGCCATGGCAAGGCGAATCGTAAATTATGCTGAAGTAGGCGAAAGTGTGCAACAAGGGGAAGATTCAGGTTTTATCAAGTTTGGATCACGTGTTGACGTTTTTCTCCCTTTAAACTGCCAAATAAACGTAACCTTAGGACAAAAAGTCAAAGGGGCAATGACCTGTATCGCATCCTATGTTGATCCAAATGAGCAAGAAGAATCTACATACTGA
- a CDS encoding acyl-CoA-binding protein, translated as MSKKNLHTEFQEAVVFVNKYEFPIPADILLKLYAYYKVANKNYNNPGSKTPLINAFKANALIQAQNINMEDAMKEYIKLVDKELKS; from the coding sequence ATGAGCAAGAAGAATCTACATACTGAATTTCAAGAGGCCGTTGTCTTTGTAAACAAGTACGAGTTTCCGATACCTGCGGATATTTTGCTTAAACTTTATGCCTATTATAAAGTGGCCAATAAAAATTACAACAATCCGGGAAGTAAGACACCTTTAATCAATGCCTTTAAGGCGAACGCCCTAATACAGGCACAAAATATCAATATGGAGGATGCCATGAAGGAATATATAAAATTGGTGGATAAGGAATTAAAATCCTAA
- a CDS encoding creatininase family protein has product MIRPYILAETNWKHLKDEQFQLAVLPWGATEAHNYHLPYATDNYQAESIVSESARMAWEHGDKVVVLPTIPFGVNTGQKDIYLDINLNPSTQFAILKDIITVLNEQGIYKLLIFNGHGGNDFKPLIRELGLLFPKMFISFCFFPQMLDKYQYFENKGDHADEMETSLMLYLRNDLVLPKGSWGSGDHKKFKIKAFSDGGVWAEREWSKITLDTGTGNPELATKEKGERFFKDVCAKVSKLFTDLCHANLDDLYE; this is encoded by the coding sequence ATGATCAGACCTTATATTTTGGCCGAAACCAATTGGAAACATCTGAAGGATGAACAATTTCAATTGGCCGTTTTACCCTGGGGCGCTACAGAGGCCCATAATTACCACCTCCCTTATGCAACGGATAATTATCAAGCGGAGTCCATAGTTTCAGAATCGGCAAGGATGGCGTGGGAGCATGGGGACAAAGTAGTTGTCTTGCCCACAATTCCATTTGGAGTGAATACCGGTCAAAAGGATATCTATTTGGACATCAACCTAAATCCAAGTACCCAATTCGCTATACTGAAGGATATAATTACCGTTTTGAATGAGCAGGGTATATATAAATTACTAATATTCAACGGGCACGGCGGAAATGATTTTAAACCCTTAATACGCGAGTTAGGATTGTTGTTTCCAAAGATGTTCATCAGTTTTTGTTTTTTTCCACAGATGTTGGATAAATACCAATATTTTGAAAATAAAGGGGATCATGCCGATGAAATGGAGACAAGCCTAATGCTATATCTACGAAATGATTTGGTCCTACCCAAGGGAAGCTGGGGCAGTGGCGACCATAAAAAATTCAAAATAAAGGCCTTTTCCGACGGCGGTGTATGGGCGGAACGTGAGTGGTCCAAGATAACACTTGATACAGGTACCGGAAATCCTGAATTGGCCACCAAGGAAAAAGGGGAAAGATTTTTCAAGGATGTTTGCGCCAAAGTAAGCAAACTTTTTACGGACTTATGCCATGCCAATTTGGATGATCTATACGAGTAG
- a CDS encoding sterol desaturase family protein, whose amino-acid sequence METYATALLYAIPFFMLLMVLEMVYGHFVKDQKYTVLDTVSSISSGLTNIIKDSLGIVLVLISYPFLLEHLAIAKIETTWLTWVIGFIAIDFAGYWNHRLSHKVNFFWNQHVIHHSSERFNLACALRQSVSNLLGYFPFLLIPAALLGVPNKVIAILAPIQLFAQFWYHTQHIGKMGWLEYIFVTPSQHRVHHAINPEYIDKNLGQVFCIWDRMFGTFQEELPHVPPQYGILKPARTWNPIRINFQHLWRLCLDAWRTRNFWDKIRIWFMPTGWRPKDVKEKFPMAVITDVYQFERYSTPTTKMFNAYLIFQLVLSLILLLFMFGNFGNLSGVELLVYGGLIFLGIYGYTSLMDGDPYAMWIEVFRSLAGCVLIFLTRDWFGLNALFPFGKTLIFIYFLSTIAGGIYFSNSFKKKRILA is encoded by the coding sequence TTGGAAACCTACGCAACCGCATTGTTATACGCCATACCTTTTTTTATGCTCCTTATGGTACTGGAAATGGTTTATGGTCATTTTGTAAAAGACCAAAAGTATACGGTTTTGGATACTGTTTCCAGTATAAGCTCCGGACTGACCAATATAATAAAAGACTCCTTAGGCATTGTATTGGTTTTGATATCCTATCCATTTTTACTGGAGCATCTAGCCATTGCAAAAATTGAAACTACCTGGTTAACATGGGTTATTGGATTTATAGCCATAGATTTTGCAGGGTATTGGAACCATAGATTGAGCCATAAGGTCAATTTTTTCTGGAATCAGCATGTGATTCATCATAGCAGTGAAAGATTTAACTTGGCCTGTGCCTTAAGACAATCCGTTTCCAATTTATTGGGCTATTTCCCTTTTTTATTAATACCTGCGGCCCTGCTAGGTGTCCCCAACAAGGTAATAGCCATTTTAGCCCCCATTCAACTTTTTGCCCAATTTTGGTACCATACGCAACACATAGGTAAAATGGGTTGGTTGGAATATATTTTCGTAACCCCATCACAGCACAGGGTGCACCATGCCATAAATCCTGAATATATAGACAAGAATTTGGGACAGGTTTTTTGTATTTGGGACCGGATGTTCGGAACGTTTCAGGAAGAATTGCCCCATGTGCCCCCGCAATATGGAATTTTGAAACCTGCAAGAACTTGGAACCCGATCCGCATTAATTTTCAGCATCTTTGGAGATTATGCTTGGATGCTTGGAGAACCCGGAATTTTTGGGATAAAATCAGGATTTGGTTCATGCCAACTGGTTGGAGGCCCAAGGACGTAAAGGAAAAATTTCCCATGGCGGTTATCACCGATGTCTACCAATTTGAGCGCTATAGTACACCAACGACCAAAATGTTCAACGCCTATTTAATTTTCCAATTGGTCCTATCCCTGATACTGTTGTTGTTTATGTTCGGAAATTTTGGTAACCTTTCAGGTGTCGAGTTGTTGGTGTATGGAGGCTTAATCTTTCTGGGTATTTATGGATATACCTCTTTAATGGATGGCGATCCGTATGCCATGTGGATTGAAGTTTTTAGGTCCCTAGCGGGTTGTGTGCTCATTTTTTTGACTCGGGATTGGTTTGGGTTGAATGCCCTTTTTCCTTTTGGAAAAACATTGATTTTCATATACTTTTTATCTACCATTGCAGGCGGTATTTATTTTTCAAATTCGTTTAAAAAGAAAAGAATATTGGCATGA
- a CDS encoding response regulator transcription factor yields the protein MMAEKKRILLVEDDDAVGYLLTEYLSMKGFDVSWAKHGKDALVKLDQTKYDLAVLDVMMPQMDGFTLAERINENFSELPFIFLTAKSLKVDVLKGFYLGAVDYLKKPIDEEELVIRIENLLSRLEKPVNTGKAIEVFTIGKYEFNSLNQELMVEGQKIKLTVKESELLKYLVDKRNQLCPHKDILIKIWGKNDYFNKKSLNVFITRLRKFLERDGNIKIENVHSKGYILRYEP from the coding sequence ATGATGGCAGAAAAAAAAAGAATTTTATTGGTCGAGGATGACGATGCCGTAGGGTATTTATTAACTGAATATTTGAGTATGAAGGGTTTCGATGTTTCCTGGGCAAAACATGGAAAGGACGCCTTGGTAAAATTGGACCAAACCAAATATGACTTGGCCGTATTGGATGTAATGATGCCCCAAATGGACGGTTTTACCTTGGCAGAACGGATAAATGAAAATTTTTCTGAATTACCCTTCATTTTCCTAACGGCAAAGTCCCTAAAAGTAGACGTACTTAAAGGGTTTTATTTGGGTGCGGTGGATTATCTCAAAAAGCCAATAGATGAAGAGGAATTGGTCATACGGATCGAAAACCTTTTGTCAAGATTGGAGAAACCGGTCAATACAGGAAAAGCTATTGAAGTATTTACAATTGGTAAATATGAATTCAACTCCTTAAACCAGGAATTAATGGTAGAAGGCCAAAAGATAAAACTAACCGTTAAGGAAAGCGAACTGCTTAAATATTTGGTGGATAAAAGAAATCAGTTGTGCCCTCACAAGGATATTCTCATCAAGATTTGGGGTAAAAATGATTACTTCAACAAGAAGAGTCTAAACGTTTTTATCACTCGATTGAGAAAATTTTTGGAAAGGGATGGCAATATTAAAATCGAGAATGTTCATAGCAAAGGTTATATTCTACGATATGAACCTTAA
- a CDS encoding sensor histidine kinase, with the protein MKKRYIYIALFLVSIVGLTIVQYKYLRIGLSLAKVQFGTKIEKVAEVVKEGLREHNRLTFLMGSAMERDTSFFRVSVDSLEKVSNMFLEDFIREQLKYQEIESEFSYTLFSKDSVYIINSSNELELGESAVSYPIELEGYFPELLGKPIVLDLKFENLHQYFLAKLNGLTFPSILFLIGICVTIFWVLRTYYWQSSVITTTNEFINNLTHELKTPVFSIGLATKILDETATEKQKPVLGIIRQQVNRLSGHIEKVLELASLESGKSVITLTKVDFKPYLETLCSEFRTLVAIENGSFTYDLEGKEYMVNAEVFHLENAINNILDNAKKYSSKPEISLNAYQDGNRLIIEVTDNGIGISKDDAHRVFRKFYRVTNGDLHNVKGYGLGLSYVKKVIKKHGGRVHIASKEMKGTKVSITIPMLK; encoded by the coding sequence TTGAAGAAGAGATATATTTATATAGCGTTGTTTTTGGTATCAATCGTAGGTTTAACAATTGTTCAATATAAATATTTACGGATTGGTCTTAGTCTGGCGAAAGTACAGTTTGGGACTAAGATTGAGAAGGTCGCAGAGGTGGTGAAGGAAGGTTTAAGGGAACATAATAGGCTCACGTTTTTAATGGGCAGTGCCATGGAAAGAGATACTTCTTTTTTTAGGGTTTCCGTAGATAGCCTTGAAAAAGTTTCCAATATGTTCCTAGAGGACTTTATAAGGGAACAATTGAAGTATCAGGAAATTGAATCTGAATTTTCTTATACCCTTTTTTCCAAGGATAGCGTTTATATTATAAATTCATCAAATGAACTCGAATTGGGCGAAAGCGCAGTCTCTTATCCGATTGAATTGGAAGGTTATTTTCCCGAGTTGTTGGGGAAACCCATCGTATTGGATCTTAAATTCGAAAATCTTCATCAGTATTTTTTAGCTAAATTAAATGGATTAACATTTCCCAGTATATTATTCCTGATAGGTATTTGTGTGACTATTTTCTGGGTTTTGCGCACCTATTATTGGCAAAGTAGTGTCATAACCACGACCAATGAGTTCATTAATAATCTTACCCATGAATTAAAGACCCCTGTATTCTCTATTGGTTTGGCGACCAAAATCCTGGATGAGACCGCCACCGAAAAACAGAAGCCCGTGTTGGGAATTATCAGGCAACAGGTGAACCGTTTGTCCGGCCACATAGAAAAGGTTTTGGAGCTGGCCAGTTTAGAATCTGGTAAAAGTGTGATTACCTTAACAAAAGTAGACTTCAAACCATATTTGGAGACCCTATGTTCTGAATTCAGAACATTGGTAGCCATAGAGAACGGATCGTTTACATATGATTTAGAAGGAAAGGAATATATGGTAAATGCTGAAGTCTTTCATTTGGAGAATGCGATCAATAACATTTTGGACAATGCGAAAAAATATTCTTCCAAACCTGAAATATCTTTGAACGCCTATCAAGATGGCAATCGGCTGATTATAGAAGTGACCGATAATGGGATAGGGATTTCAAAGGACGATGCGCATAGGGTGTTTCGCAAGTTTTATCGAGTGACGAATGGCGATCTTCATAATGTAAAAGGGTATGGCCTTGGGCTTAGTTATGTGAAAAAAGTAATAAAAAAACATGGGGGGCGGGTACACATCGCTAGTAAGGAGATGAAAGGAACAAAAGTCAGTATAACAATTCCAATGTTGAAATGA